A genomic stretch from Sceloporus undulatus isolate JIND9_A2432 ecotype Alabama chromosome 5, SceUnd_v1.1, whole genome shotgun sequence includes:
- the ASB15 gene encoding ankyrin repeat and SOCS box protein 15: MDDNEESEEDHLTDYAIQFSIQASLENQRSQQTSLPSHETRFVPVSDQNRKLIAAIREGQVYDLQKYVKCKYALDEADERGWFPIHEAAAQPIQQILEVILDASYKSMWEYKTGDGETPLTLAAKSGHVANVKTLLEKGVWPNTTNRKGETPLLIAVKQGSHEMASALIEYNCTVNQPCVKRWSAMHEAAKQGRNDIVALLLKNGGNVHLRDGYGVTPLGVAAEYGQCDVLEHLIHKGGDVHATADDGSSVLFEAAGGGNPDCIALLLEYGGSGNLPNKAGHLPIHRAAYEGHYLALKYLIPVTSKTAIQKSGQSPMHSAAEGQNPQCLELLIENDFDVNVMLAEHISQSYDDERKTALYFAVSNNDILSTEILLQAGADPNKDPLNCLLVAVRAGNHEIVRLLLSYGANVNCYFNLVNDTHFPSAIQYALNDEIMLRMLLNHGYKVDLCFDCMHGDIFGNSFVWSTLEEDVLPGWTSCVVKDNPFCDFITVPWMKHLVGRLIRIFVDYMDYVPLCTKLKFVLESQKEWTEIREILENPRPLKHLCRLKIRKYIGLERTQKALSMKKLPLPPVLKAYILYKEYDLYGRELCEL; this comes from the exons ATGGATGACAATGAGGAGTCTGAGGAAGACCACCTCACTGACTATGCCATTCAGTTTAGCATCCAGGCATCTCTTGAAAATCAAAGAAGTCAACAAACCTCTTTGCCCAgtcatgaaacaag GTTTGTTCCAGTCAGTGATCAAAACAGGAAACTTATAGCTGCCATAAGAGAAG gTCAAGTCTATGATCTTCAAAAATATGTGAAATGCAAATATGCTTTGGATGAAGCTGACGAGAGAGGTTGGTTTCCTATACATGAAGCTGCTGCGCAGCCAATTCAGCAAATACTTGAAGTAATATTAGATG CGTCTTATAAATCTATGTGGGAATATAAAACAGGTGATGGAGAGACACCCTTGACATTAGCTGCTAAGTCTGGCCATGTGGCAAATGTCAAGACGTTATTGGAAAAGGGGGTATGGCCcaatactactaacagaaaaggAGAAACGCCTCTTCTGATTG CAGTGAAACAGGGCTCACACGAAATGGCTTCAGCTCTGATTGAGTACAACTGCACAGTCAACCAGCCATGTGTAAAACGTTGGTCAGCAATGCATGAAGCTGCAAAACAGGGTCGGAATGATATTGTTGCTCTTCTTTTGAAGAATGGTGGGAACGTACACTTGAGAGATGGATATGGGGTAACTCCATTAGGAGTGGCAGCTGAATATGGCCAATGTGATGTGCTAGAGCATCTAATTCACAAAG GTGGTGATGTGCACGCTACAGCTGATGATGGCTCATCAGTCCTCTTTGAAGCAGCTGGAGGTGGAAATCCAGACTGTATAGCTTTGCTCTTGGAATATGGAGGAAGTGGTAATTTGCCTAATAAAGCAGGGCACCTTCCTATACATAGAGCTGCATATGAAGGGCATTATCT agcTTTGAAATATCTCATTCCAGTTACATCCAAAACTGCAATTCAGAAAAGTGGCCAGAGTCCTATGCATTCAGCTGCGGAAGGCCAAAACCCACAATGCCTTGAGCTTCTAATTGAAAATGATTTTGATGTCAATGTCATGCTGGCAGAACACATTTCTCAAAGTTATGATGATGAAAGGAAAACAGCGCTTTATTTTGCCGTTTCCAACAATGACATTCTCTCAACTGAAATCCTGCTGCAAGCAGGTGCAGACCCAAACAAAGACCCCCTCAATTGCCTCCTTGTAGCAGTGAGAGCTGGGAACCATGAAATAGTACGATTACTTCTCTCTTATGGTGCAAATGTCAACTGCTACTTTAACCTTGTGAATGACACCCATTTTCCCAGTGCCATTCAGTATGCTTTGAATGATGAGATAATGCTAAGGATGTTACTTAACCATGGATACAAAGTGGATCTATGTTTTGACTGCATGCATGGTGACATCTTTGGGAATTCCTTTGTGTGGTCAACCTTGGAAGAAGATGTGTTACCAGGTTGGACATCTTGCGTTGTTAAAGATAATCCA TTCTGTGACTTTATCACTGTTCCTTGGATGAAACATTTAGTTGGACGTTTAATTCGCATTTTTGTAGATTATATGGATTATGTTCCTCTTTGCACAAAACTCAAGTTTGTCTTGGAGTCACAAAAAGAATGGACAGAGATCCGAGAGATATTAG agaATCCTCGTCCACTAAAGCATTTGTGCCGCCTGAAAATACGAAAGTACATAGGACTAGAGAGAACACAGAAGGCATTATCAATGAAGAAGCTTCCACTTCCACCAGTTCTTAAAGCATATATCTTGTACAAAGAGTATGATCTTTATGGAAGAGAACTATGTGAGCTGTGA